A region from the Candidatus Schekmanbacteria bacterium genome encodes:
- a CDS encoding YjbQ family protein, producing the protein MPSYSEILEINTKGYCDIVDITGRVEKAVYNSKITNGIVVVFIPGATAGLTTIEYESGAIQDLKEAIERIAPENIHYSHDARWGDGNGFAHVRAALIGASLSIPLIDKNLSLGTWQQIVCIDFDNRHRRRKIVVQVCGD; encoded by the coding sequence ATGCCTTCGTATAGTGAGATTTTAGAGATTAATACAAAAGGATATTGCGACATTGTTGATATAACTGGCAGGGTTGAAAAAGCAGTATATAATTCAAAAATAACGAACGGAATTGTTGTTGTTTTTATACCCGGAGCTACTGCTGGATTAACTACTATCGAATATGAATCAGGCGCTATTCAGGATTTGAAGGAAGCGATTGAAAGAATAGCTCCTGAAAATATTCATTACTCCCACGATGCGCGCTGGGGAGACGGAAACGGCTTTGCCCATGTTCGTGCGGCACTTATCGGTGCTTCTCTGTCAATTCCATTGATAGATAAAAATCTTTCCTTAGGGACTTGGCAGCAAATAGTTTGCATTGATTTTGACAATAGACATAGAAGAAGAAAAATAGTTGTCCAAGTCTGTGGCGATTGA
- the leuB gene encoding 3-isopropylmalate dehydrogenase — translation MRKEKIVVLPGDGVGPEVVEGAIEVLDAVGKRFQIKFDYEEKLIGGIAIDKRSTPLPDDTLKACKECGVILLGAVGGPKWDKLTGKMRPESGLLEIRKKLGLYANIRPAKIFRPLISSSTLKSSVLKNVDFVVVRELNSGIYYGKPRGIKKEKKGKKAFNTMVYDEATIRRIAETAFKIAERRKRKVVSVDKANVLECSRLWRDVVEDVHNNFSHIELSHMYVDNCAMQIIRDPAQFDVILTPNLFGDIISDEAAMITGSIGMLSSASIGEKAALYEPVHGSAPDIAGKDIANPLATILSAAMMLRYSLSYEEEASAIERAVEKVLKKGFRTKDIYNGRGKIVGTRKMSSLVAENL, via the coding sequence ATGAGGAAAGAAAAGATAGTTGTATTACCCGGCGATGGGGTTGGCCCAGAGGTGGTAGAAGGCGCTATCGAAGTATTGGACGCTGTTGGGAAAAGATTTCAGATAAAATTTGATTATGAAGAAAAGCTAATAGGTGGTATTGCAATCGATAAAAGAAGCACCCCCTTGCCTGATGATACTTTGAAAGCATGCAAGGAATGTGGAGTGATACTCTTGGGGGCCGTTGGAGGACCTAAATGGGATAAACTAACAGGCAAAATGAGGCCTGAATCAGGACTCTTGGAAATAAGAAAAAAACTTGGTCTTTATGCAAATATCAGACCTGCAAAAATTTTCCGTCCTCTAATATCTTCGTCTACATTAAAAAGCTCTGTCCTTAAAAATGTGGACTTTGTCGTTGTACGTGAATTAAATTCTGGAATCTATTATGGAAAACCTCGCGGCATAAAAAAAGAAAAAAAAGGGAAAAAAGCTTTTAATACGATGGTTTATGATGAAGCTACGATAAGACGAATTGCAGAAACGGCATTTAAAATAGCAGAGAGGAGAAAAAGAAAAGTTGTATCTGTTGATAAAGCAAATGTCCTCGAATGTTCACGTCTTTGGAGAGATGTAGTTGAAGATGTGCATAACAATTTTTCTCATATTGAGTTGTCTCATATGTATGTAGACAATTGCGCAATGCAGATTATAAGAGATCCTGCACAATTCGATGTTATTCTTACACCTAATCTTTTTGGTGATATAATCAGTGATGAAGCCGCAATGATAACAGGATCTATAGGTATGCTCTCTTCGGCAAGTATCGGGGAAAAGGCAGCTTTGTATGAACCGGTCCATGGAAGCGCTCCTGATATTGCAGGCAAAGACATTGCGAATCCATTGGCAACAATTCTTTCAGCGGCGATGATGTTGCGATATTCATTATCCTATGAAGAAGAAGCATCTGCTATTGAAAGGGCTGTAGAGAAAGTTTTAAAAAAGGGATTTCGCACAAAAGATATTTATAATGGAAGAGGCAAAATTGTAGGAACAAGAAAAATGTCCTCTTTAGTTGCTGAGAATTTGTAA
- a CDS encoding DUF1926 domain-containing protein, with translation MMKMYFALALHFHQPVGNFDYVLERAYQNSYLPFVETLKKFPSIKANLHLSGSLLEWIELRHREFFDDLSLLTNRGQVELISGGFYEPVLTAIPERDAIGQIEMLSDYLKKNFFFSPNGAWIAERVWEPYLPKILSNAKIRYTILDDTHIMRSGIAVKDIKNYYITENDGHRIFVFPTDKELRFSIPFKEIDEVISYLKKPLDEGENEYLFTYGDDVEKFGEWPGTYELVYKERWLEKFFHALEKDRGQIETVKFSDFLQIKSPQSEVYIPESSYEEMMLWSLSDDSRKLKDSIKEKIKDDNEMVKFVDAMAGGFWKNFFVKYPESNRMHKKLIYISEQVEKAGIFYGRENDDTKNKILKSLYKASCNCAYWHGLFGGIYLHHIRSAVYKNLIDAQRFLDEYSGNSSSKIEVEEEDYDFDGKNEVILSNNNLSLWINPSYRGSIVEIDWMEKGMNVLNVLTRRYEPYHSEIGNQIKKVDEIVYMGDEENFFYDKFYRTSFTHLFLEEDISYTDFISNSEKIWSLNRGIQEFDYLIKKRNKVAEVLLIGKNNNPAIPILKKRYFLEEGKNFFSFLWEIENVEDSYENKKIALEINLSLTSADSEGNRFLLFKNRNNSMEYDFKSLFVVQEISKCKIESKCDSAEISIEFSQPCSCYSYPLKTISRSERGFDFIYQGTCLIFVWSIAKLNEHKIEGSMQFLDEDSK, from the coding sequence ATGATGAAAATGTATTTTGCACTTGCATTACATTTTCATCAGCCTGTTGGAAATTTCGATTATGTACTCGAAAGGGCTTATCAGAATTCCTATCTTCCTTTTGTCGAAACACTGAAAAAATTTCCTTCCATTAAAGCAAATCTCCACTTGTCCGGATCTCTCCTTGAATGGATAGAATTGAGACACAGAGAATTTTTTGATGATTTGTCTTTACTTACAAATAGGGGACAGGTTGAACTTATATCAGGTGGCTTTTATGAACCGGTTCTGACGGCAATCCCCGAAAGAGATGCAATCGGACAAATTGAAATGCTTTCAGACTATTTGAAAAAAAATTTTTTTTTCAGTCCTAATGGAGCGTGGATCGCAGAAAGAGTATGGGAACCTTACCTTCCTAAAATATTGAGCAACGCCAAGATAAGATATACTATTCTTGATGATACTCATATTATGAGAAGCGGCATTGCCGTTAAAGATATAAAAAATTATTACATAACAGAGAATGACGGTCATAGAATATTCGTTTTCCCTACTGATAAGGAACTGAGATTTTCGATTCCCTTTAAAGAAATAGATGAAGTCATAAGCTATTTAAAGAAACCGTTGGATGAAGGGGAGAATGAATATCTTTTTACCTATGGCGATGATGTTGAAAAGTTCGGAGAATGGCCGGGCACCTATGAATTAGTATATAAAGAGAGATGGCTTGAAAAATTTTTTCACGCATTAGAAAAAGATAGAGGACAAATAGAAACTGTCAAATTTAGCGACTTTCTTCAAATTAAGAGTCCACAATCAGAGGTTTATATTCCGGAATCATCCTATGAAGAAATGATGTTGTGGTCTCTTTCAGATGATTCTCGAAAATTGAAGGACTCAATAAAGGAAAAAATCAAAGATGACAATGAAATGGTGAAATTTGTAGATGCTATGGCAGGCGGCTTTTGGAAAAATTTTTTTGTCAAATATCCTGAATCAAATCGGATGCATAAAAAATTAATCTATATTAGCGAACAAGTAGAGAAGGCAGGAATTTTTTACGGTAGAGAAAATGATGACACTAAAAACAAGATTTTGAAATCTTTATATAAAGCTTCCTGCAATTGCGCTTACTGGCACGGCCTCTTTGGTGGAATTTATCTTCATCATATAAGGAGTGCTGTTTATAAGAATTTAATCGATGCACAGCGCTTTTTAGATGAATATTCGGGAAATTCAAGCTCTAAAATTGAAGTTGAAGAAGAGGATTATGATTTCGACGGGAAAAATGAGGTCATTCTTTCAAACAACAATTTGTCTCTTTGGATAAATCCATCATATCGTGGTTCCATTGTGGAAATCGACTGGATGGAGAAAGGAATGAATGTCTTGAATGTCTTGACAAGGAGATATGAACCCTATCATTCAGAGATTGGAAATCAAATAAAAAAGGTAGACGAGATAGTGTATATGGGAGACGAAGAGAATTTTTTCTATGACAAATTTTATCGTACATCTTTTACTCATCTGTTTTTGGAAGAAGATATTTCATACACAGATTTTATTAGTAATAGTGAAAAGATTTGGAGTTTAAATAGGGGGATTCAGGAGTTCGACTATTTAATTAAAAAAAGAAATAAGGTTGCAGAGGTTCTACTCATTGGGAAAAATAATAATCCTGCAATTCCAATTTTGAAAAAAAGATATTTTTTGGAAGAAGGGAAAAATTTTTTTTCATTCCTCTGGGAGATTGAAAATGTTGAAGACTCTTATGAGAATAAAAAAATTGCATTGGAAATAAATTTATCTCTTACATCAGCAGATTCTGAAGGGAATAGATTCCTTTTATTTAAGAATCGAAATAATAGTATGGAATATGATTTCAAATCTTTGTTTGTTGTCCAAGAAATTAGCAAATGTAAAATTGAAAGCAAATGTGACTCCGCAGAAATCTCAATAGAATTTTCACAGCCCTGCAGTTGTTATTCTTATCCGCTCAAAACAATATCGCGTTCAGAAAGAGGATTTGACTTTATCTATCAGGGCACTTGTCTGATTTTTGTTTGGTCTATTGCTAAACTCAATGAGCATAAGATTGAAGGAAGCATGCAATTTCTTGACGAAGATTCAAAATGA
- the leuD gene encoding 3-isopropylmalate dehydratase small subunit: MKSLKFKGKVFKYGDDVNTDVIIPARYLNTSDPKELAAHCMEDIDDTFASNVKEGDIIVAGENFGCGSSREHAPISIKASGISCVIAKSFARIFYRNSFNIGLPIIECPEAADNIEFGDLIEVDLEEGIIRRVSDNKLFKPKPFPDFVKEIIVKGGLMEYVSSKQS, translated from the coding sequence GTGAAATCACTAAAGTTTAAGGGTAAAGTTTTCAAATATGGAGATGATGTAAATACTGATGTCATTATTCCAGCGAGGTATTTAAACACAAGTGACCCAAAAGAGCTTGCCGCGCATTGTATGGAAGATATTGATGATACTTTTGCTTCCAATGTGAAGGAAGGGGATATTATAGTTGCGGGAGAAAATTTTGGATGCGGCTCTTCGAGAGAACATGCTCCTATTTCGATAAAAGCTTCCGGTATTTCCTGTGTCATTGCCAAATCCTTTGCAAGAATCTTTTACAGAAACTCTTTTAATATTGGTTTGCCTATAATAGAGTGCCCGGAAGCGGCAGACAATATTGAGTTTGGCGATCTTATCGAGGTTGACTTGGAAGAAGGAATAATTAGGAGAGTTTCCGATAATAAACTCTTTAAACCGAAACCCTTTCCTGACTTTGTAAAGGAGATAATAGTGAAGGGTGGTTTAATGGAGTATGTGTCATCAAAACAATCATAA